The following are from one region of the Actinoplanes sp. L3-i22 genome:
- a CDS encoding histidine phosphatase family protein yields MATVAELILIRHGQSLANVLFPEADAQELLEVALSGRDADVPLTDLGQQQARAVGAWLAALPGDQRPETIVTSPYLRAKETWRLAAEASGLATPEPRTDDRLVDRLLGELEMMTRAAIAARYPEEAERLSESGMWEYRPPGGESFADIRVRLTAFLDDLHREHADRRVVVVAHDAVVLMTRAVLEDLDWAELAALEQAEGSVRNASISRFVNDGNSLKLDRYNVIDHLPPA; encoded by the coding sequence ATGGCGACAGTCGCAGAACTGATCCTGATCAGACACGGGCAGAGCCTCGCGAACGTCCTCTTTCCGGAGGCCGATGCGCAGGAGCTGCTGGAGGTCGCCCTGAGCGGCCGCGATGCGGATGTCCCGCTGACCGATCTCGGTCAGCAGCAGGCCCGAGCGGTAGGCGCCTGGCTGGCCGCCCTGCCGGGCGATCAGCGCCCGGAGACGATTGTCACTTCGCCATATCTGCGGGCAAAAGAAACCTGGCGGCTAGCCGCGGAAGCCTCGGGCCTGGCGACCCCGGAGCCCCGGACGGACGACCGGCTCGTCGACCGCCTGCTCGGTGAGCTGGAGATGATGACCCGCGCGGCGATCGCGGCGCGGTATCCGGAGGAGGCCGAGCGGCTGTCCGAGTCCGGCATGTGGGAGTACCGGCCGCCCGGCGGCGAGTCGTTCGCCGACATCCGGGTGCGGCTGACCGCCTTCCTCGACGACCTGCACCGCGAGCACGCCGACCGGCGTGTGGTCGTGGTCGCGCACGACGCCGTGGTGCTGATGACCCGTGCGGTGCTCGAGGATCTGGACTGGGCCGAGCTGGCCGCGCTCGAACAGGCCGAGGGGTCGGTGCGGAATGCGTCGATCAGCCGGTTCGTGAACGACGGAAACAGTCTCAAACTTGACCGATACAACGTGATCGACCACCTGCCACCGGCCTGA
- a CDS encoding transcriptional regulator, which translates to MPAPSGAPGPHTLRGLAHPLRVRILALLREHGASTATRVAERLGESSGATSYHLRQLAAYGFVEDVPGRGAGRERWWRTVARRNDTAHHLRAAAADGFHRLHEFLGGADDMPPELLAGVAIDDLTLRLTPAQAVELVSRIRALLGDLPTEPGSEEFVVQWQVFPRLAPRRQASRRNQR; encoded by the coding sequence ATGCCCGCACCCTCCGGCGCGCCCGGTCCGCACACGTTGCGTGGCCTGGCGCACCCGCTCCGCGTCCGGATCCTCGCCCTCCTCCGCGAGCACGGCGCCTCCACCGCCACCCGCGTCGCGGAGCGGCTCGGCGAGTCGTCCGGAGCGACCAGCTACCACCTGCGCCAGCTCGCCGCCTATGGCTTCGTCGAGGACGTGCCGGGGCGCGGCGCCGGCCGGGAACGCTGGTGGCGGACCGTCGCGCGGCGCAACGACACCGCCCACCACCTGCGGGCGGCCGCGGCCGACGGCTTCCACCGGCTGCACGAGTTCCTCGGCGGCGCCGACGACATGCCACCCGAGCTGCTGGCCGGGGTCGCGATCGACGACCTCACCCTGCGGCTGACCCCGGCCCAGGCGGTGGAGCTGGTGTCCCGGATCCGCGCGCTGCTCGGCGACCTGCCCACCGAGCCCGGCAGCGAGGAGTTCGTCGTGCAGTGGCAGGTGTTCCCGCGGCTCGCCCCGCGGAGGCAGGCGTCGAGGAGGAACCAGCGGTGA
- a CDS encoding MFS transporter, with protein MRRGLAGLLTAEAISLLGSRITFVALPWLVLTTTGSALMAGVAGFAEMLPYVLAGLLGGPIVDRVGPRSTAVAADVASVLAVSGIPILAATENVSYHTLLGLIAVAGALRGFGDTAKRALLPRVIAGAGLSTERGTTLYDGISRAATLLGLPLAGLLVAAVGPARVLLVDAATFGVCAILISVYVRTGATAPVPAGEDEGGYAAALRCGFRYVRQDRLIIGIMSLLFATNLFDQAFATVFVPVWVREGPHGPAALGVLGSAFGAGAVAGNILWTIVSPRLPRRATFAVCFLLGGPAQLFALALSDTLWLVLVVAAVAGALMSTINPILLAAVYERVPFRVQGRVMSVLIAFSWAGIPLGGILGGWAADELGLRTGALLAGIGYLAVTLGPFLFSAWHSLDEHRVITTKTLVTAK; from the coding sequence GTGAGGCGCGGACTGGCCGGACTCCTCACGGCCGAGGCGATCTCCCTGCTCGGCAGCCGGATCACCTTCGTGGCGCTGCCCTGGCTGGTGCTGACCACCACCGGGTCGGCGCTGATGGCCGGCGTCGCCGGGTTCGCCGAGATGCTGCCCTACGTGCTCGCCGGCCTGCTCGGCGGCCCGATCGTGGACCGGGTCGGCCCTCGCTCGACCGCGGTCGCCGCCGACGTGGCCAGTGTGCTCGCGGTCAGCGGCATCCCGATCCTCGCGGCGACCGAGAACGTGTCGTACCACACCCTGCTCGGCCTGATCGCCGTCGCCGGAGCGCTGCGCGGCTTCGGTGACACGGCGAAGCGCGCCCTGCTGCCCCGGGTGATCGCCGGAGCCGGCCTGAGCACCGAGCGCGGCACCACCCTCTACGACGGGATCAGCCGCGCCGCCACCCTGCTCGGCCTGCCGCTGGCCGGCCTGCTGGTCGCCGCGGTCGGCCCGGCCCGGGTGCTGCTGGTCGACGCGGCGACGTTCGGCGTCTGCGCCATCCTGATCTCGGTCTACGTGCGCACCGGAGCGACCGCCCCGGTCCCGGCCGGGGAGGACGAGGGCGGCTACGCGGCGGCGCTGCGCTGCGGGTTCCGCTACGTCCGCCAGGATCGTCTGATCATCGGCATCATGTCGCTGCTGTTCGCGACGAACCTCTTCGACCAGGCGTTCGCGACCGTCTTCGTCCCGGTCTGGGTCCGCGAAGGCCCGCACGGCCCCGCCGCGTTAGGTGTCCTGGGCAGCGCTTTCGGCGCCGGCGCGGTGGCCGGCAACATCCTGTGGACGATCGTCAGCCCCCGCCTGCCCCGCCGCGCCACGTTCGCGGTCTGCTTCCTGCTCGGCGGCCCGGCGCAGCTGTTCGCCCTGGCCCTGTCCGACACGTTGTGGCTGGTCCTGGTGGTGGCCGCGGTCGCCGGCGCGCTGATGTCCACGATCAACCCGATCCTGCTGGCCGCCGTCTACGAACGAGTCCCGTTCCGCGTCCAGGGCCGCGTCATGAGCGTCCTCATCGCCTTCTCCTGGGCGGGCATCCCGCTGGGCGGCATCCTGGGCGGCTGGGCCGCCGACGAGCTCGGGCTGCGCACGGGCGCATTGCTCGCCGGAATCGGCTATCTCGCGGTCACCCTCGGCCCATTCCTCTTCTCCGCGTGGCATTCCCTCGACGAACATCGCGTGATCACCACAAAGACGCTGGTCACCGCAAAATAA
- a CDS encoding LysE family transporter has product MSAAFLAGVVAGYGIAVPVGAIGALIAGLSARTSLRVGAAAGMGAATADGIYAGIAVAGGAAVASVIAPVAEPLRWFGAVVLLGFAAWTAWGAIRGPGSGERADRPTTAFRAYAGILGLTLLNPATVIYFAALVLGSGGAGGGVWFVLGAFLASASWQLLIAGGGSLVGRLLTGPRGRLLTAFTSSLVIAVLAIRLVTGS; this is encoded by the coding sequence ATGAGCGCCGCGTTTCTGGCCGGGGTGGTGGCCGGGTATGGCATCGCGGTGCCCGTCGGGGCGATCGGGGCCCTGATCGCGGGGCTCAGCGCCCGGACGTCGCTGCGGGTCGGGGCCGCCGCCGGGATGGGTGCGGCCACCGCGGACGGGATCTACGCCGGCATCGCGGTGGCCGGGGGAGCGGCGGTGGCGAGTGTGATCGCGCCGGTCGCCGAGCCGCTGCGCTGGTTCGGGGCGGTCGTGCTGCTCGGGTTCGCGGCGTGGACCGCGTGGGGCGCGATCCGTGGGCCGGGAAGTGGCGAGCGGGCGGACCGGCCGACCACGGCGTTCCGTGCGTATGCCGGGATCCTCGGACTGACCCTGCTCAACCCGGCCACCGTGATCTACTTCGCGGCGCTGGTCCTCGGCAGCGGTGGTGCGGGCGGCGGTGTCTGGTTCGTGCTGGGCGCGTTCCTGGCCTCGGCGAGCTGGCAGCTCCTGATCGCCGGCGGCGGTTCGCTGGTGGGCCGCCTGCTGACCGGTCCCCGGGGTCGCCTGCTCACGGCGTTCACGTCCAGCCTGGTGATCGCCGTCCTGGCGATCCGGCTGGTCACCGGCTCCTGA
- a CDS encoding DNA alkylation repair protein produces MGRLTNDFEAGRDDVRAPAMEAYMRDQFPFLGLSAGARRSAARATLTGLPRPTEAELATIARACWARDEREYQQFACDYLVTHVKVPGPGFLAVADELITTKSWWDTIDPLATRFVGGLVRRHPALTSRMDDWSGSANLWLVRTAILHQLHYGTETDTTRLFTYCTRQAGHRDFFVRKAIGWALRHYARTDPAAVRSYLTAHAAVLSPLSIREASKHL; encoded by the coding sequence ATGGGGCGGCTGACCAACGACTTCGAGGCCGGGCGGGACGACGTGCGTGCTCCGGCGATGGAGGCGTACATGCGGGACCAGTTCCCGTTCCTCGGCCTGAGCGCCGGCGCGCGGCGATCCGCGGCCCGGGCCACCCTGACCGGCCTGCCGCGGCCGACCGAGGCCGAGCTCGCCACGATCGCCCGCGCCTGCTGGGCCCGCGACGAGCGGGAGTACCAGCAGTTCGCCTGCGACTACCTGGTCACCCACGTCAAGGTCCCGGGCCCGGGCTTCCTCGCCGTCGCCGACGAGCTGATCACCACGAAGTCCTGGTGGGACACGATCGACCCGCTCGCCACCCGCTTCGTCGGCGGCCTGGTCCGCCGCCACCCGGCCCTGACCAGCCGGATGGACGACTGGTCAGGCTCGGCGAACCTGTGGCTGGTCCGCACGGCGATCCTGCACCAGCTGCACTACGGCACGGAGACCGACACGACCCGGCTGTTCACCTACTGCACCCGGCAGGCCGGCCACCGGGACTTCTTCGTCCGCAAGGCGATCGGCTGGGCGCTGCGCCACTACGCCCGCACCGACCCGGCCGCGGTCCGCTCCTACCTGACCGCCCACGCCGCCGTCCTGTCCCCGCTGTCAATCCGAGAAGCATCAAAACACCTATAA